One genomic window of Caldivirga maquilingensis IC-167 includes the following:
- a CDS encoding phosphoglycolate phosphatase, with product MGINLLLLDVDGTLTVNRGELALEPEAIRAIQRARGRVRIGLVTGNALIVAEALAKYIGLNDAPIIAENGCIIKVNSSTIMLSALSARSIAEELIKRLGLKPTYQYPCRYLDMTLDVNGDDYNVVNRIREELIKMRVNESYAVETSGYAVHIRPIECSKATAIRRLCELINVDCSTVAFIGDSDIDAEAFKVVGLGVAVGNATGRAKEHAKLVTRNPSGKGVAEFIELMLSGGINTLT from the coding sequence ATGGGTATTAATCTACTCCTACTCGACGTTGATGGAACATTAACAGTGAATAGGGGTGAACTGGCGCTTGAACCTGAGGCAATTAGAGCTATACAGAGGGCTAGGGGTAGGGTTAGGATTGGTTTAGTAACCGGTAATGCATTGATTGTTGCTGAGGCTTTAGCAAAGTACATTGGGCTTAATGATGCACCAATTATCGCTGAGAACGGTTGCATAATCAAGGTTAATTCATCAACGATAATGCTAAGTGCGTTAAGTGCTAGGAGCATTGCTGAGGAATTAATTAAGAGGCTTGGATTGAAGCCCACTTACCAATACCCCTGCAGGTACCTTGACATGACCCTTGACGTTAATGGTGATGATTATAATGTTGTAAATAGGATTAGGGAGGAGTTAATTAAAATGAGGGTTAATGAATCATATGCCGTGGAAACCAGTGGCTACGCAGTTCACATTAGGCCTATTGAATGCAGTAAAGCCACTGCAATTAGGAGGCTTTGCGAGTTAATTAATGTGGATTGCTCAACAGTAGCCTTCATAGGTGATAGTGATATTGATGCCGAGGCCTTTAAGGTTGTTGGCTTAGGCGTGGCGGTGGGTAATGCCACAGGGAGGGCTAAGGAACACGCTAAGTTAGTGACAAGAAACCCAAGCGGTAAGGGTGTTGCAGAGTTCATAGAATTAATGTTAAGTGGAGGTATTAATACATTGACTTAA
- a CDS encoding DUF120 domain-containing protein, producing MPYILLLLQNGVNDHDFTRISVSDLSKQMGTTPQNISKVLRRLEREGYIVRSSVKGEVSVMLSEKGSALLRNLMDLMENLLGKNITIVLRGIVVTGFGEGSYYISLEGYRRQFISKLGFDPYPGTLNVKLLDQYMKYRLYLERVPGVRIEGFSNGSRTYGGVKAFKCTISDIPCGVLLIERTSHGPEVIEIVAPVKLRDRLGLKDGDDVTINILL from the coding sequence ATACCTTACATACTTCTCCTCCTCCAGAATGGGGTAAATGACCACGACTTCACTAGGATTAGTGTAAGCGACTTATCAAAGCAAATGGGCACTACACCTCAGAACATATCCAAGGTGCTTAGGAGACTGGAGAGGGAGGGGTACATTGTGAGGAGTAGTGTTAAAGGTGAGGTGAGTGTAATGCTTAGTGAGAAGGGCAGTGCCTTATTAAGGAACCTAATGGACCTTATGGAGAACCTACTTGGGAAGAACATAACCATAGTACTAAGAGGCATTGTGGTAACAGGCTTTGGGGAGGGTAGCTACTACATTAGCCTGGAGGGTTATAGGAGACAGTTCATTAGTAAACTTGGGTTTGATCCATACCCAGGTACATTAAACGTGAAGCTACTTGACCAGTACATGAAGTATAGGCTATACTTGGAGAGGGTGCCTGGCGTGAGGATTGAGGGCTTCAGTAATGGTTCAAGAACCTACGGGGGTGTTAAGGCGTTTAAATGCACCATAAGTGACATACCCTGCGGTGTACTACTAATAGAGAGGACTTCCCACGGTCCTGAGGTTATTGAGATTGTGGCCCCAGTTAAATTAAGGGATAGGCTTGGGCTTAAGGATGGTGACGATGTAACAATAAATATTCTACTTTAA
- a CDS encoding DMT family transporter, with the protein MSERRIWPGAYVMGAAVLWSTIGVASVYSGNPVLLTLFRSVFASIPSVILYRSVNRGALFTGIALGVLFTVYPLATVLVGLGAAAFLLYTAPLWTTLIALSFREKPSAKGVVGVVLIITAILIIITETERGLLNPIGVVMGLLSGISYGTYIALARYYVRSINELEVSLGSIPYTLIITAPAALLYTLLLHGLVHVITSGLWGLYMGVMATIVPYRLFSMGISRLKASTASIIATLEPVLASVWGLLFFRQVPTVAEAVSYALIIAASVIVSFE; encoded by the coding sequence ATGAGTGAGAGGAGAATTTGGCCCGGTGCCTATGTTATGGGTGCAGCGGTCCTCTGGTCTACAATAGGCGTGGCCAGCGTCTATAGTGGTAACCCAGTGCTTCTGACTCTGTTTAGATCCGTGTTTGCCTCAATACCCTCGGTCATACTTTACAGGTCCGTTAATAGGGGTGCATTATTCACTGGGATTGCCCTAGGCGTATTATTCACCGTGTACCCACTGGCCACGGTGCTTGTGGGGCTTGGTGCAGCGGCATTTCTACTCTACACAGCGCCCTTATGGACTACATTAATAGCCTTATCCTTTAGGGAGAAGCCAAGCGCTAAGGGTGTTGTTGGTGTGGTATTAATAATAACAGCTATATTAATAATAATCACTGAGACGGAAAGGGGCCTACTAAACCCCATTGGTGTAGTAATGGGCTTACTCTCGGGTATTTCCTACGGAACATACATAGCCCTGGCCAGGTACTACGTGAGGAGCATCAATGAGTTGGAGGTTTCCCTGGGCTCAATACCATACACGCTAATAATCACAGCACCAGCAGCCTTACTCTACACCCTACTCCTTCATGGGCTCGTCCACGTGATAACCAGTGGTTTATGGGGTCTCTACATGGGTGTAATGGCAACCATAGTTCCCTACAGGCTCTTTTCCATGGGCATATCAAGGCTAAAGGCATCAACAGCCTCAATAATAGCCACCCTGGAGCCAGTCCTGGCCTCAGTATGGGGCCTCCTATTCTTTAGGCAGGTACCCACTGTTGCAGAGGCGGTGTCCTATGCATTGATAATTGCCGCATCAGTAATAGTATCATTTGAGTAA
- the albA gene encoding DNA-binding protein Alba, whose amino-acid sequence MAAQQEATILVGKKPTTNYVIATVMQFNQGSKRVILKARGSAIARAVAAATMVRDRFLAGQVDIREVKLLSDKITGQGGKERVVAAVEIVIERK is encoded by the coding sequence ATGGCAGCTCAACAGGAGGCTACAATACTGGTTGGAAAGAAGCCTACAACAAACTACGTAATAGCCACGGTGATGCAGTTCAACCAGGGCAGTAAGAGGGTGATCCTCAAGGCCAGGGGATCAGCAATAGCGAGGGCAGTGGCAGCGGCCACAATGGTCCGCGACAGGTTCCTGGCGGGCCAAGTGGATATAAGGGAGGTTAAGCTACTGAGTGACAAGATAACTGGCCAGGGCGGAAAGGAAAGGGTTGTGGCGGCCGTTGAAATAGTTATTGAGAGGAAGTGA
- a CDS encoding SAM-dependent methyltransferase — MALYVIGVGPWDPDLITVKAIKALAKVQVVYYSSLINPEVIRRYAPRAKSIYMGHVRGDEHEGYVKEAIEYAKGGLEVAFLKNGDPTLFSRGVRICREAKAQGVECIIIPGVASFTAAAAEYELELGDLVTLVSYPNVSRGVVRRTTVLFMASAALDKINEYLKGNDEVVVVSRVTYPDGILIKVNRSEPLKLKPLTPSLIFIMSDGNGVNNT, encoded by the coding sequence GTGGCATTATACGTAATTGGCGTGGGGCCCTGGGACCCTGACTTAATCACTGTTAAGGCGATTAAGGCGTTAGCTAAGGTTCAAGTAGTCTACTACAGCTCCCTCATTAACCCTGAGGTGATTAGGCGTTACGCACCTAGGGCTAAGTCAATATACATGGGGCATGTGAGGGGTGATGAACACGAGGGGTATGTTAAGGAGGCCATTGAGTACGCTAAGGGTGGGCTGGAGGTCGCCTTCCTTAAGAATGGGGACCCAACATTGTTCAGTAGGGGGGTTAGGATATGTAGGGAAGCTAAGGCTCAGGGGGTTGAGTGCATTATAATACCTGGTGTAGCAAGCTTCACTGCGGCTGCTGCTGAATATGAATTGGAGTTGGGTGACCTAGTAACCCTGGTATCGTATCCCAATGTATCCAGGGGTGTGGTTAGGAGGACTACGGTATTATTCATGGCCTCGGCTGCTCTTGATAAAATTAACGAGTACCTGAAGGGTAATGATGAGGTAGTGGTGGTTAGTAGAGTAACGTACCCTGATGGCATCTTAATTAAGGTTAACCGCAGTGAGCCACTTAAGTTAAAGCCCCTCACCCCATCTTTAATATTCATTATGAGTGATGGTAATGGAGTTAACAATACCTAG
- a CDS encoding cobyrinate a,c-diamide synthase, producing MELTIPRLIVSSYKGKSGKTLVTLAIAYALSKAGFTPSLFKTGPDYIDASLHGLITGSPSRNLDYVLMGYGIVERLHRYSRGSDIALIEGVAGLYDSPSGIDEYGSTAQLSKILKAPVLLVINGERINRTAGALVRGLRQFDPDVKLIGAVLTNVASRQVDKLSRIIEEEGLPVVGFIPRDEEVEEVFKYRHLGLMHAREVDEEWLMNVIEKASAHINVEAVLKLAKEQSEPVKLSLSINDTIPIIKGVPRIGIMTGRAFTFYYPETIEEAYTLGDVKFIDPERDGELGDIDILLIGGGFPEIYASGLEGNRALKSSVRKFIERGGYLYAECGGLMYLTNSIIFNNNEYEMVGAIDASTIMLSKPIGHGYASAMVIKDTPIAPRGTVLKGHEFHYSKLILKGNYELALEYERGFGVNGKDGFLINNAYAHYLHIHPYTYSVLNSIVKSWSLNPTSQP from the coding sequence ATGGAGTTAACAATACCTAGGCTAATAGTATCCTCGTATAAGGGTAAGTCAGGGAAGACGCTGGTTACCTTAGCTATAGCGTATGCGTTAAGTAAGGCAGGCTTCACCCCATCACTCTTTAAGACTGGGCCCGATTACATAGATGCAAGCCTACACGGCTTAATCACCGGTTCACCCAGCAGGAACCTTGATTATGTACTAATGGGTTACGGTATTGTTGAGAGGCTACATAGGTACTCCAGGGGAAGCGACATAGCCTTAATAGAGGGGGTGGCTGGACTCTACGATAGTCCAAGCGGTATTGATGAATATGGTAGTACAGCTCAATTATCTAAGATTCTAAAGGCCCCGGTGTTACTCGTCATTAACGGTGAGAGGATTAATAGGACTGCAGGAGCCTTGGTTAGAGGGTTAAGGCAATTCGACCCCGATGTTAAGCTTATTGGCGCTGTTTTAACCAATGTGGCTTCAAGGCAGGTGGATAAGTTGAGTAGAATAATTGAGGAGGAGGGTCTTCCAGTGGTTGGCTTCATACCAAGGGATGAGGAGGTGGAGGAGGTGTTTAAGTATAGGCACCTTGGACTCATGCATGCTAGGGAGGTGGATGAGGAATGGTTAATGAATGTGATTGAGAAGGCGTCGGCACACATTAATGTTGAAGCCGTTCTAAAACTAGCCAAGGAGCAGTCTGAACCGGTGAAATTAAGCCTAAGCATTAATGACACAATACCCATCATTAAGGGGGTGCCTAGAATAGGAATTATGACTGGTAGAGCCTTCACCTTCTACTACCCTGAAACAATAGAGGAGGCTTACACGCTAGGTGACGTTAAGTTCATTGACCCTGAGAGGGATGGTGAATTAGGTGACATTGACATACTCCTAATCGGTGGTGGCTTCCCTGAAATCTACGCAAGTGGGCTTGAGGGTAATAGGGCTCTTAAATCATCAGTGAGGAAATTCATAGAGAGGGGTGGTTACCTATACGCTGAGTGCGGTGGATTAATGTACTTAACTAATTCAATAATATTCAATAATAATGAGTACGAGATGGTTGGTGCCATTGATGCCTCAACCATAATGCTCAGTAAACCAATTGGCCACGGTTACGCATCAGCAATGGTAATTAAAGACACCCCAATAGCACCCAGGGGCACTGTGTTGAAGGGTCATGAATTCCACTACTCTAAACTCATACTTAAGGGTAATTATGAGTTAGCACTGGAGTATGAGAGGGGTTTTGGGGTTAATGGTAAGGATGGGTTCCTAATAAACAATGCCTATGCCCATTACCTGCACATTCACCCATACACGTACAGTGTGTTGAATAGTATTGTTAAGTCATGGAGCCTTAACCCTACTTCTCAACCTTAA
- a CDS encoding molybdopterin-dependent oxidoreductase translates to MVNWDEVFKLALSRECSRVTYSREWPPEQRRIKGFIIYNVYDPPDVRLEDYELSFTGLVEREVKVSYLDILTKLPCVDLTADFHCVTGWSISNVSWRGVKVKDIAPKPLTNARYALVIGADGYTTNIPISALMEDTSIVAYAMNGSILSRDHGFPLRLVIPSRYGWKSAKYIKEVRLIDEVQLGYWEALGYHDNGDPWLEERFRGIEERHKPRRGVKVEK, encoded by the coding sequence ATGGTTAATTGGGATGAGGTATTTAAGTTGGCGTTAAGTAGGGAGTGCAGTAGGGTTACGTATAGTAGGGAGTGGCCCCCTGAGCAGAGGAGGATTAAGGGATTCATTATATATAATGTCTATGATCCACCTGATGTAAGGCTTGAGGACTATGAATTATCATTCACAGGCCTAGTGGAGAGGGAGGTTAAGGTTAGTTACCTGGATATTCTAACTAAGTTACCGTGCGTGGATCTTACCGCTGACTTCCACTGCGTCACTGGGTGGAGTATTAGTAATGTGTCTTGGAGGGGTGTTAAGGTGAAGGATATTGCACCTAAGCCCCTTACTAATGCAAGGTATGCCTTAGTGATTGGGGCTGATGGTTACACAACCAACATACCCATTAGCGCATTAATGGAGGATACGTCAATAGTGGCCTACGCTATGAATGGGTCAATATTAAGTAGGGATCATGGATTCCCCCTCAGGTTAGTGATACCCAGTAGGTATGGTTGGAAGTCAGCTAAGTACATTAAGGAGGTGAGGCTTATTGATGAGGTTCAATTAGGTTACTGGGAAGCGTTGGGTTACCACGATAATGGGGATCCATGGCTGGAGGAGAGGTTTAGGGGTATTGAGGAGAGGCATAAGCCCAGGAGGGGTGTTAAGGTTGAGAAGTAG
- a CDS encoding SDR family oxidoreductase, with translation MLSGKRVIIAGAGPGLGSATAYLALINGASVVMVARNEERLRSLKAMLSKYGRVEAVKGDLSTMSGAEDAVKRAYGILGGIDGVVTVLGGYTEASISELTEDSLFNMLRVNLAAHLFTVKAAVQLMNRGSIVMVTAIWGPYLNWPNRVAYVASKAALSRVVETLASELLSRGIRVNAVAPGGIRRDFRPERDWRSTRSIGDSSAPPEDIANIIIWLLSDQSEWVNGAVIPADGGFRLRQR, from the coding sequence ATGCTGAGTGGGAAGAGGGTAATCATAGCTGGGGCTGGGCCTGGCCTAGGTTCAGCAACAGCCTACCTGGCCTTAATTAACGGCGCATCAGTGGTTATGGTGGCTAGAAATGAGGAGAGGCTAAGGAGTTTGAAGGCTATGTTATCGAAGTACGGTAGGGTGGAGGCTGTTAAAGGGGACTTAAGCACCATGAGTGGTGCTGAGGATGCCGTTAAGAGGGCCTATGGAATCCTCGGCGGCATTGATGGTGTTGTAACTGTGCTTGGTGGCTATACTGAGGCATCCATTAGTGAGCTCACTGAGGATTCATTATTCAACATGCTTAGGGTTAATTTAGCAGCTCACTTATTCACGGTTAAGGCCGCTGTTCAATTAATGAACCGTGGCTCAATAGTCATGGTTACCGCAATATGGGGTCCATACTTGAATTGGCCTAATCGTGTTGCCTACGTAGCCTCTAAGGCGGCGTTATCCAGGGTTGTTGAGACCCTTGCCTCAGAATTACTCAGTAGGGGTATTAGGGTTAATGCAGTGGCTCCAGGGGGTATTAGGCGTGATTTTAGGCCTGAGAGGGATTGGAGGAGTACTAGGAGTATTGGTGATTCAAGTGCACCGCCTGAGGATATTGCTAATATAATTATTTGGCTGCTCTCGGATCAGTCGGAGTGGGTTAATGGCGCGGTTATACCAGCTGATGGTGGGTTTAGGTTGAGGCAGCGTTAA
- a CDS encoding anhydro-N-acetylmuramic acid kinase, translated as MRFLSIVTGTSSDGADASLIDLKGCGKATKFKIIKYTSFSYPEGLRRELLRVSSLERITAEEFSRVHWDLGRFLAGSVVGSFNKSEYDIIAYSGYTVYHGPALGRRDYGTLQIGEASVIYASTLKTVVYDFRTNDVAAGGLGAPLIALSDALIFSEGTLTINIGGISNVTYIGEGRVMAFDTGPGNILINLLTDYFYNEPYDKDGLHASNGRVIKGLINELMQDEYFKQPPPKNTGREHFGLNYVRSRVLPYLGRYSRDDLIRTITRFTAESIYDQVRRFINGPIREVIIGGGGIRNPVLMGDLRELLGELTPRVASFKDHGIDDLAREGLGFAIIANETLHLRVGNTEATGGSPIILGKIIPGVDFMDIIERLRNDECSG; from the coding sequence GTGAGGTTTTTATCCATTGTCACTGGAACATCATCAGATGGAGCTGATGCATCACTTATTGACCTAAAGGGATGCGGTAAGGCTACGAAATTTAAGATAATTAAATACACATCCTTCAGTTACCCTGAGGGGCTTAGGAGGGAATTATTAAGAGTCTCATCACTGGAGCGTATTACTGCTGAAGAATTCAGTAGGGTTCACTGGGACTTGGGGAGATTTCTCGCAGGTAGCGTAGTGGGTAGCTTTAATAAGAGTGAGTATGATATCATCGCCTACTCCGGGTACACTGTATATCATGGGCCTGCATTAGGTAGGAGGGATTATGGTACACTGCAGATTGGTGAGGCATCAGTGATTTATGCGAGCACCCTTAAGACAGTGGTTTACGATTTTAGGACTAATGATGTTGCCGCAGGTGGATTAGGTGCACCATTAATAGCGTTAAGTGATGCCTTAATCTTCAGTGAGGGGACATTAACCATAAACATTGGTGGGATATCGAACGTGACTTACATTGGGGAAGGCAGGGTGATGGCGTTCGATACAGGACCTGGTAATATTCTAATTAACTTGTTAACCGACTACTTCTACAATGAACCCTACGACAAGGATGGTTTACACGCATCCAATGGTCGCGTAATTAAGGGGTTAATCAATGAGCTAATGCAGGATGAGTACTTTAAACAACCACCCCCTAAGAACACTGGTAGGGAGCACTTCGGGTTAAATTATGTGAGGAGTAGGGTACTGCCGTATTTAGGTAGGTATTCTAGGGATGACTTAATCAGGACTATTACAAGGTTCACCGCTGAGAGTATTTATGATCAGGTAAGGCGTTTCATAAATGGGCCCATTAGGGAAGTGATCATTGGTGGTGGAGGTATTAGGAATCCTGTCTTAATGGGTGATTTAAGGGAATTACTGGGTGAATTAACGCCTAGGGTCGCTTCATTTAAGGATCATGGTATAGATGACTTAGCCAGGGAGGGGTTAGGCTTCGCCATAATTGCTAATGAGACGCTTCACCTTAGGGTTGGCAATACTGAGGCAACTGGGGGTTCTCCAATTATACTTGGGAAGATAATACCAGGCGTCGACTTCATGGATATAATTGAGCGTTTAAGGAACGATGAATGCAGTGGTTAA
- a CDS encoding SDH family Clp fold serine proteinase has protein sequence MSLLDIFSGALGYLFWLLLLVVLIQPWLSMRSMQHARLRLMEIIERKYGYRVITMIHRQEKVGFLGIPVYRYIDIEDSEAVIRAIRTTPPSMPIMLILHTPGGLVLAASQIARALKSHPAKKIVVVPHYAMSGGTLIALAADEIVMDQNAVLGPLDPQLGGPGGVYYPAPSILRAVEVKGRDKVDDETLILADVAEKSLRQVKELVMELLRGKVNDERVEEIADKLVGGYYTHDYPITVEQLKEMGFKVSTNVPPEVYELMDLYPQARTNRPGIEYLPYPTVPRFAPSERRE, from the coding sequence ATGTCACTGTTAGATATTTTTAGTGGAGCACTAGGTTATTTGTTCTGGCTCCTACTATTAGTTGTATTGATACAGCCATGGTTATCAATGAGGTCCATGCAGCATGCTAGGTTAAGGCTTATGGAGATTATTGAGCGTAAGTATGGTTATAGGGTGATAACCATGATTCATAGGCAGGAGAAGGTTGGTTTTCTAGGCATCCCAGTTTACCGTTATATAGATATTGAGGACTCTGAGGCTGTAATAAGGGCCATTAGAACTACACCACCCAGCATGCCGATAATGCTCATACTCCACACCCCAGGGGGCCTTGTTTTAGCGGCATCGCAAATAGCAAGGGCCCTTAAGTCGCATCCAGCTAAGAAGATTGTAGTGGTTCCCCATTACGCCATGAGTGGTGGTACTTTAATTGCCTTAGCTGCTGATGAAATAGTAATGGATCAAAACGCAGTGCTTGGGCCACTGGATCCTCAATTAGGGGGACCTGGTGGTGTGTATTACCCGGCTCCATCAATACTAAGGGCTGTTGAGGTTAAGGGTAGGGATAAGGTTGATGATGAAACCCTAATACTAGCTGATGTTGCTGAGAAATCCCTAAGGCAGGTTAAGGAGTTGGTTATGGAGTTGCTGAGGGGGAAGGTTAATGATGAGAGGGTTGAGGAGATTGCGGATAAGCTTGTGGGCGGTTACTACACTCATGATTACCCCATAACTGTTGAGCAGCTTAAGGAAATGGGGTTCAAGGTATCCACTAACGTACCACCGGAGGTTTATGAACTAATGGACCTGTATCCACAGGCGAGAACAAATAGGCCAGGTATAGAGTACTTACCATACCCAACAGTACCTAGGTTCGCGCCGAGTGAAAGAAGAGAGTGA
- a CDS encoding PaREP1 family protein — MLDSIPQSLLIEAERHGIDVVELLAKALSLDPATVSKAHLELAVKFLNEGKDLIDKDPIQASERLYKAAEEAIKAIAVALNLEEAKRASEISRWTTQLLFDAVDNASDKVGKRELRWWWGRAWFLHVEGFHEARLRPDQVRRDLPDVESLVEFAKGLSQSTT, encoded by the coding sequence ATGCTTGATTCAATCCCTCAATCACTATTAATTGAGGCGGAGAGGCATGGTATAGATGTAGTTGAATTACTTGCTAAGGCATTATCACTAGACCCAGCTACAGTAAGTAAGGCTCACCTAGAGTTAGCCGTTAAATTCCTTAATGAGGGCAAGGACCTCATTGATAAGGATCCTATTCAAGCCAGTGAGAGGCTGTATAAGGCTGCGGAGGAGGCTATTAAGGCAATTGCAGTGGCCTTGAATCTTGAGGAAGCTAAGAGGGCTAGTGAGATTAGTAGGTGGACGACTCAGTTATTATTTGATGCAGTGGATAATGCATCAGATAAAGTTGGTAAAAGGGAGTTGAGGTGGTGGTGGGGTCGGGCATGGTTCCTGCATGTTGAGGGTTTTCATGAAGCCAGGTTAAGGCCTGATCAAGTGAGGAGGGATCTACCTGATGTTGAATCATTAGTTGAGTTCGCTAAGGGTTTAAGTCAATCAACAACTTAG
- a CDS encoding UbiD family decarboxylase, which produces MAFNDLRGYLSKLEEEGELIRVNEPISVELELPALLRGLMYRNGPAVIIEKTKEDTLPAVGNLFGKWSRVLTALNNVEPEKAAERITELINLKPPTGLIDAIKALGELRSVSRYFPRLVNKAPVKEKEWRSIDLFKLPAIKQWPKEPGRFLTFAVSFIKHNDVTNFGYYRLQVIDRDRFIMHWMPWRRSAQYADMGEVEVAVVLGPDPVTMLMAGTPVPHPLDKLLVTGVIRGEGVELTRGSTISIEYPANAELVIEGKLTGEYVKEGPFGDHVGYYSIVKEYPVVKVTAMYSREDPLIPVTVTGKPVLEDGNIIKFGVEAMKPLLKQLMPEVADIYMPPEGIGYWTIVSIRKRYPGQARRVMATLWGLLPVFNKVVIVVDHDVDVKNMGEVTYAIAANLNPQRDVVIMPEYPTEELDPSTPVPGLGSKLGLDATRKLPGEYNGQEYPEEAQAPPEVENSMMQIIEKIMTNYPKRSSR; this is translated from the coding sequence ATGGCCTTCAATGACCTTAGAGGATATTTAAGCAAACTGGAGGAGGAGGGGGAGTTGATTAGGGTTAATGAACCAATCAGCGTGGAGTTGGAGTTACCGGCATTACTAAGGGGATTAATGTATAGGAATGGGCCAGCTGTTATCATTGAGAAAACTAAGGAAGATACCCTACCAGCCGTAGGTAACCTATTCGGTAAGTGGAGTAGGGTTTTAACGGCTCTTAACAATGTTGAGCCAGAGAAGGCTGCCGAGAGGATTACTGAATTAATTAACCTTAAGCCGCCAACAGGCTTAATAGATGCCATTAAGGCCCTCGGTGAGTTAAGGAGTGTTTCAAGGTACTTCCCAAGGCTGGTTAATAAGGCTCCAGTTAAGGAGAAGGAGTGGAGGAGCATTGACTTATTTAAACTACCGGCTATTAAGCAGTGGCCTAAGGAGCCTGGTAGATTCCTAACCTTCGCAGTATCATTCATTAAGCACAATGACGTAACCAACTTCGGCTACTATAGGCTTCAGGTAATTGATAGGGATAGGTTCATTATGCATTGGATGCCGTGGAGGAGGAGCGCCCAATACGCCGATATGGGTGAGGTGGAGGTGGCTGTTGTACTGGGTCCTGACCCAGTAACCATGCTTATGGCCGGTACACCAGTACCACATCCCCTTGATAAACTACTGGTTACTGGGGTTATTAGGGGTGAGGGGGTTGAGTTAACGAGGGGCTCAACCATCAGTATTGAGTACCCGGCTAACGCTGAATTGGTTATTGAGGGTAAGTTAACCGGGGAGTACGTTAAGGAGGGGCCCTTTGGGGATCACGTGGGCTACTACTCAATAGTTAAGGAGTATCCTGTGGTTAAGGTAACAGCCATGTACTCCAGGGAGGACCCCTTAATACCAGTCACAGTCACAGGTAAGCCTGTGCTTGAGGATGGTAACATAATTAAGTTCGGCGTCGAGGCAATGAAACCACTGTTAAAGCAACTAATGCCGGAGGTGGCTGACATCTACATGCCCCCTGAGGGCATTGGGTACTGGACTATAGTGTCAATAAGGAAGAGGTACCCTGGACAGGCTAGGAGGGTTATGGCAACCCTCTGGGGCCTGTTACCGGTCTTCAATAAGGTGGTGATTGTTGTTGACCATGACGTGGACGTTAAAAACATGGGTGAAGTCACATACGCAATAGCAGCCAACCTAAACCCGCAGAGGGACGTGGTAATAATGCCAGAATACCCAACCGAGGAACTTGACCCATCAACCCCAGTGCCAGGCCTGGGGAGTAAGCTGGGGCTTGATGCAACTAGGAAACTACCAGGTGAGTATAATGGCCAAGAATACCCAGAGGAGGCTCAAGCACCCCCTGAGGTTGAAAACTCTATGATGCAGATTATTGAGAAAATAATGACCAATTACCCTAAACGCAGCAGTAGGTAA